Below is a window of Arabidopsis thaliana chromosome 2, partial sequence DNA.
GTGTATGATATGATGCCATCTTTTCTTTATCTGACAACACCAGactcttctctctgtttccgggaaagaaaatatatataattaatcaaaaatgtgtttcttttttcttgagaaagtttttattttttcttcaattactTTGAAGAAGGTGATAGTgactattgttttttcttcagacTTTTTATCTGCTTTCATGTAAAGAATGTTGGATTTGTGTTTGAAATGTCTCTGTAAGTAACTCTTTAAAGTTTGGTTCGTTTTTGGGATTCTGCAAAGTATATGATGTGTCTCTGTAACATCTTAAGTTCTAGTTTCTCtgtcttttaatttttcttgctgtttggttgttttttgatgttatgatTTCAGTCTAAAGTCGTGATCTTGTTGAACATTGTATGAGTCATTAACTTTTCAAGCATTGCTGAAGTAATCTTCATTGgaagtttcttctttggttttatgcTTTGTGAACTTTGAACCACAAATCAACAAGGAGTTTCTCCTTGTCCTTTTTTCAGTTAAACATGACTTGCTTAGTTTTAGTTATCTATATGCAATAAAGTTTGCTTGCTTTTGCTGCTAATTAAGGAAACACGGTTATGTGCTTTTTCCTTGAGAGCATTGTATGAAAGTAACATATTACTTACTCTCAGCTTCAACAGGACCACAAGGGAATCCACACCATGCAGTTTGATAAGAAGGCCTGAAATCATGACAACCCCGGGATCGTCTACAAAGCTTAACATTTGTGTAAGTGAAAGCAACCAGAGAGAAGACAGTTTGTCACGCAGCCATCGTCGCCGACCAACTACACCTGAAATGGACGAGTTTTTCTCGGgtgctgaagaagaacaacagaaGCAATTCATTGAGAAGTATGTGTTTCCTCGTTTCATCTGTTCTGTTCTTTTGGTTATGAGTTTCCAGTTTGTtctgttcttctcttttggtCTTGTGTCTCTAATGGTTTCTGTCAACTCTTTCTTCAGGTACAACTTTGATCCTGTGAACGAACAACCACTACCAGGACGGTTTGAATGGACGAAGGTAGATGattagaaacaacaaaaaaatggggGGTTAATAGTTAATACAGaatatattaacattttccTGCTAATTATCGGTTTGATCTTATTACCATCATCcgttttcttaactttttcaacATGTAAAGAGCTTAGGAGAAAAAACCCATGTAGTGTTTTTAAATTGGTGTCTGTAACATAAGTGGCTGAAAAGGGTTTGTGTAACAGAACTTGATACCAATCCTTTTTAAGCCTATACAGATCACCTTAGTAGTAGTACTAAAGCCATAAGAGAAGGTTTTTAGAAGTAACCCAAAGTCTGTTTAGGGTTTagcgtttagggtttagagttctTTCGGTTTAAGGGTcagtgttttcttttatgaatTCCGGTACAGGGGGACTCTGCATTCTCTTAAAACTCTTTGTCCTgtaaccattttaaaaaatctatcCTTTTATGTGTATACATGTACTGATCTCAAACTCTTTTCAATAAAGACTtatccttctcttttttgttctcttcatcttaagttcttgttcttatcatcatcatcattatggTCCATGTGTTGTGTTCTTCAGACATATAACATCACAATGACAGGTAGGTAATAcatgtctatatatacacaattgTATACTGATaatagagagacagagaagctGTTCGTTATGGATATGGATAGTGTCTCATAGTGgtctttgttttgtctctGTCTTCTCACTAAAATCAAAAGTGTTAGAAAAagattctctttctctttctcttgctctTGTGTGAGTCCATTGTACTTTCCACTCTGTGAGATTTGTGCCCactatattatcttaaatatgTAATTCGTACCCACTCActacatatcatcatcatcatcatcattatggTGATCGTCTTTTGATCAATCATCGAAACTTCGTCGCGTCTTTGCTTGTCATAAGATTCGTTTTCTGATTGTATTGATTTGAGTCTACACACGACAACGTTTTGAATGAAACAGTCCATAGTTGTCAACTTGCCACAGAATCCATTCCAATCTTTACttaaatgaaatttattgCTCTCGAAGTTACAAGTATCGAACTTTGTGTCTGCGGTTGCGACTTCTTGCGGCCAAAGCGGTAAAGAGGTACAAAAAGAGGGTCCTACAGTTGCAGAAGAGTTTTTGGATTCTTCGTGTGGATATGTTTTTGTGAGCTCAAGTCACTAACTGCCACACACTCTATCAAGTAACTGCCAAAACAAacgtctctttctctttggaATTCGTAAtctgttgtttttgtttctccttttctcaAAGTTAATTAAGTGTTCTCTTAAGCATTCAATTAGTAAGATCATGGCCTTGTTTTGATAGTTCCTTGGTTACTTTTCTTCTACAGATCTCAAACAATACTAAACCAGACTTTCAAAACAGATCACTTATTAGTCATAACTTCGGTTTCAGAATCTGAAATATAGATGAGATGTTCATTAGTTGCATAAGGCAAAAACACCAACAAGACTGTTGTTTATATGCAGTTACACCACAATAGATAAGAAATTATCCAAAATACATTCAAACAGCAAAATATGGGAAGAGACAATAACAAAGGGAGAGACTTTCAGATTTGTCTTTTCAAAAGACTtgaatctttctctctatatataagatataagGAAGTAATGctcagaaaaaaaagaagcctACCCTGATTTGGTGTAGATACGGATTCCGACTGCTAAACCAAGAATGGCAAGGGGTACGAGGAACTGGAGGAGCTTGATTATGAATTCAGAGGTCTTGTCTTGATTGTAGTGAGGCTGTTTAGGAGGTGTGTATTTGACTTTCTTTGGTATTGTTGTTGGATCAATCTCTCCTACGTAGTACTGCTCCATCATTTCTCTTGCACTCTCGCTGTGACCCACGTCCTCAAAATCATCCGTTGCATCCTTACCTGAAAAGagaataagaatcaaaaaccGATGGATTGATCTCCACTAAGCCGGGAGCATGGTGATAGTTGTGTTTATACAGACCTGTTGAAGACAAGAGAACATCGTCCCCACCTGGATGGTCTTCAAGAAACTTGGTCACATTGTACACCTGCATTTTTTTGCAAATGTGTGAAGTTAGGAGAGGCAAATGAAACCCAATTACAGAACTTCTGAACTTTGAAGATTTCTTGTCAAATCAAGAAGTTTAAAACATGGGAAGATCCACTTCTGAGGCTTATGATtaaaatgtaagaaacaatggagcaacaaaaagaaaagttcttAGGTTATCGCTTTCTTTGGACTAAACAAGATATGGTGCATATAACtctaaaaatcaaacaataggAATAGAAAGATGAATACTTGAAACAAATTACTGTACCAACAACCAAGTCCAGAGATACATTTGGGATCTTCTGAACTTGATAAAAAGGATTGTTCTGTGTACATAGCAAACTTGTTGCACAGAGGTAAActcccaaaaaaaatgaacttaaGTGacaatattaataagaaacataaactaCTGATGGAACAACAGACCAAAACATTTAATGTTTCCTACTTTCTTGTGATAATCTACTGATTTCACAAACcaatcaatgaagaaaacaaaaatcaagttcACTATGAAGGGAGGCTCAAGGATGTATCTACAGATTCCTTCACAAGTTAATAATCACAATACAAAAACGATCGATCTTCAGGGCAAACAACTAATCGACAAGTGTCAGTAGTCCATCCCAAGAAAGGTTGATGTCGATCAAACAAACTCTAAAGACAATAAGAACTATTTCTACatttctccatcttcaatcaaaattagaaaattttcagCTGATAAATAGATCAAAAGAGCTAAATCTTCAGCATAAGCTTAATAACTACACCATTTTCTACTCTCTCTACCCATCTAAAGATTTGATCTGATAATTTTAGACTTAGAAATCTGAGACTTCAAAAGCTTAATCTCATGCAAACACCAAAAGGGGAAACTTTGAAGCACGAGATCTCTAATTTCAGAGGTGAGAataaggagaaagaagaatgaaacCTTTCCATTGATGACAATCCAACAGTCATGAGCTTGATTATGCTCTGAAACTTCTGAAAGAGTGAAGATCTTTGCTTCGTCTCccattgtttgtttgattcttgtCTACCAGAATTAACCCACCAAAACCTGACTCTGAGACTTAAAGCTCAAAACTTTATACAAGAGTGTGAGAGAGAGTTGTTGAGTTAAAGACCATTTGACGAATCAGTTAAATTCCGGTTTAATTTGGTTCGTTCTCAAAGTAATCGGTTGGTGAGTTTTGGAAGCTTTGAAAACCGGTTTaatgaaaattgattttgagtttgttcTCACATAGTCTGTACCTAATTGCTGCTCTACTGTTTTGGCCTTATGGTATTCATCTGTACgattttgaaaacatatgtGCCAATGTTGAACCGATGGGTTAAGTGGTTTGGTAGTAGTTGTTATTTCCGGTTGAGTGGATGGGGTAGGTAGGTAGGCAGTGCAAATGTTGCGGTTGTGCGCTCTAATTCTGCCTTTTTCATTCAAGATCGGTAGGTGAATGATGTgcaataaattttattatggTACATATGAATTCTTTTCTCATAAGTAATATTTATGTAGTTTTATATTAGTAGATACAActacataagaaaaataaattgcCGCTGCTTCATACCAACTGACCTTATTTATTAGGGacacaaatctttttctttctaaagcTTATATAAAATGTACATATTATTCAAAATCAATAGATTGACCGGTGAATTTCTGACCTTGTAAACGAAAAGAGGTCTGAGAAGTTTCAAATTTGAACCATCgacaatgaaaaaaatacattagcCATGTTCTCTAGAGAAAAACAAGCAGGTTAACCAAAAGATTAGAAccatcattttctttatgttttttagtaccaaataatgttattaaaagaaaaagttatacTTTTAGGACCACCAAATCTTTTTCAATACTAAAAATTGTTgctttgaaaatattaaatacaatttacacattaaaaaaaactaatatatatataattttaaaatgaacaataaatataaataactaaaatcgtgtttgtttgttcataCACTATTTTCATTGAACTTCTGATACGATAAACagataactaaaaaaaaaattgaatgcatatgtttttgaattacATCTTGAAATGATTTATAAGCTAAATAACTAGATGACTTTGTTACATAATCGAGCTAATGGTCGACCACACCATCATCATAGTTTACGCTTACCATTTCGTGTAATGAGCTGAATCGATttatgataattttgtttataaaatttgattaaccGACTGTAAGTTTATTAATTTCTCTATGATGCCTTGCATATCTCTATAAAGCTTTGTATTATGTTCTGAATTGCAACACATTTTATTGATATGATATGATGATAATTTAGCAATTAGGGTATCCTAAAAGCTcctaaaacttaaaattgtATGACCAACCAATTTTGTAAAAGCAATAAGGAGTTTTTgtaaatcttcaaaatatattgGATCCATAACtcaataacacaaaacttgagactaaaatcataataaagCTATACATTCGGGGCAGTTTTTAATATCCTGACTTGTTGGGTAAGTCTCTAAATATTCGTAGTTTGCATCCAAGTCCCTGACTTACTATCTTCTCCCAAATctccttttatttttactttcgtcctataaactaaaataaataaggaAAACACTCTTCTTCAAATCCAGTAGAGAGATTCAAGACGAGTCTCATCGAAAGTTCGAATCTTTCGTCATCTGATTAGCTTTCTCTTAGGGTTTATTTCGATTTCGATTTAGTGTTCTCCATCAATGGCGACACCCATGGTTAGTTCCGCTGGAGGATTACTAGCAATGCTCAACGAGCCTCATCCTGTTTTGAAGCTTCATGCGCTCTCTAACCTCAACAATTTGGTTGACCAATTCTGGCCTGAGATCTCCACTAGTGTCCCCATCATGTAATTctcttttaaaccctttttttcCGGTTtgagatttagggttttgttctctcacttgatctgtttttttattcggGATATTCTAGAGAAGATTGTGGGATTTGGATTGTTTGAGCTGTGGTTGTGTGTAGGTCTTCTCGATTTGGGTAttaaagttcaaaattttgagtgaGGGATTGATAGTTTGTGGCGATGCAGATTCAATGGGTAGgataagaaaagtaaagttttttattttacatgaCTAGCTTTAGCAAGTTCTGTAGTGATCTTTATAGATTATGAATGAGTAATTGTATCTAACTTCTTCCTGGACATGATTATGTTCTTTTACTCATGTAATGTAAAGGCTTGGATTCGTTTTGGTTTATCATCGTACATTCTAGTGGTATAGATTCCAGTTGTAGAGGCTGTGCTGGCGCAATGCTTAGGGTTTTATGATAATCTCTCTTTAATGATTTGCACTACTTGACAGCTTGACTcgagagaatttttttttttacagtgaGAGTTTatatgaagatgaagaattcgaTCTGCATCAAAGACAGCTTGCTGCTTTGCTGGTCTCTAAGGTGCGATTTCACGATTGTTAAACTTAAGTTTTGTCTAGTTGCGGATAATATTTGCTATATGTTAGTGGAGGAATGTTTAATTGTTGCTCTGAATACATTATGGTTATTTTTCTCCTTAAGAGCTGGTGGATAGTGGTAGAATTTTGGGACGTAGCCTTTTTCTAATCAcgttatatgtttgttttacaAGATATGGGTTTCTTGATGATCGTGGTTGTTTTATCGCAGGTTTTCTATTACTTGGGCGAGCTTAATGATTCGCTGTCTTATGCCCTAGGAGCCGGTCCCTTATTTGATGTTTCAGAGGATTCTGATTATGTTCATACGCTTCTGGGTGAGGATTGAGAagtttgttgatgtttttacTCTCTTCATGCTGTTCTCTGTCTGTAGACTCTAGCTAGGGTAACTGTTTAATGCAAATTGCTTACCAAATCAACTTGTCTCAACTCTCAAGGCAAGAAAAGCCTATATAGCCTGCACGACTTATTATCTTAAAAGTAGACTTGAAGCTTGTACATCCAGATATTGTTCTGCCTTTAAGTAGTATAATACTAGAAAAAGACAGATAAGTTGACTATTTGAGTTTTAATAAATGCTGGATGAATGTATACTCATCAGATgcttcttttaaaatttcagcCAAAGCAATAGACGAATATGCCAGTCTCAGATCAAAGGCAGTTGAGTCAAATGAGATGGTGGACATTGATCCCAGGCTAGAGGCGATTGTTGAAAGAATGCTTGGAAAGTATGCAATGCTTATACATTTAATGCTCTTGTTTTCATAGTGCTTCAATTCTTCTTACATGGTTTTCCTTCTGCAGATGCATCAGTGATGGGAAGTATCAACAAGCCATGGGCATTGCGATAGAATGCCGGAGATTGGATAAGTTGGAAGAAGCTATCATTAAGAGCGATAATGTTCAGGGAACTTTATCATATTGCATCAATGTTTCTCATTCCTTTGTCAACCGCAGAGAGTACAGACATGAGGTGAGACTGATGTTCTTAGACAATAGTTAAGTAGAAAGGTGTTCTAATTCTATCGACTGATTAGAACTGTATAGTTTTGCCTCATCTGGAAGATAATGTGACCATTTAGTTTCTATGTTGCATCTTCCATTACCATGCCTGCAAACATGTATGCTAGCATCCTCTATGTCCTAAGCTGTAGCCAAAAGTCCTGTTTCAGTTTTCGTGATACCTATCTGAGATGTGTCAAGGcctgaattaaaaaaatctcccTTTTCTAGGTCTTTTAGTCTAGGCTGTTTAGTTTAGTCTTTATTTAAAAAAGGTGATGACATACTTGTCTACTCTTTCAGGTGCTTAGTTTACTTGTAAAAGTCTACCAGAAGCTGCCCTCTCCTGATTATTTGAGCATTTGTCAATGCCTCATGTTTTTGGATGAACCGCAAGGTGTTGCAAGCATATTGGAGAAGCTTCTTCGCTCAGAGAACAAGGATGATGCTTTATTGGCATTGCAAATTGCATTTGATCTTGTAGAGAACGAGCACCAGGCCTTTCTCTTGAGTGTTAGAGATCGCCTTCCAGCTCCCAAAACACGTGCTGTAGAAGCAACTCAGGCTGTTGAAACAACTATTGCTCCTAATGAGAACCCTTCGGGAGATGTTCAGATGGCAGATGAAACTCCAGCTCAGACAATTGTGCATGAGACGGATCCAGTTGATGCTACATATGCTGAGAGGTTAACAAAGATTAAGGGAATTTTATCTGGAGAGACATCTATTCAGCTGACACTGCAGTTTCTTTACAGCCACAACAAGTAAGTTACTGTTGCAGTTTTGATATCTTCAAgggatattttttcttctaaaaatcGTTTATTCCAGGAAGTAATCATTTGCTCCATTGATAATTTTGTCTTTCTGTAGATCGGACCTGCTGATACTGAAGACAATCAAACAGTCTGTAGAGATGCGGAACAGTGTATGCCACAGTGCTACAATATATGCTAATGCCATTATGCATGCTGGAACTACAGTGGACACTTTCCTTAGAGAGAATTTGGTAAATTATTTACTTTCACTCAAATATTTCTGTATGTTTGAGTTTAACTGTCTGTGTGGCTTAGTGTATTTAACTTTCTttcatcattctttttttttaatgccAGGATTGGCTAAGCAGGGCAACCAATTGGGCTAAGTTCAGTGCTACCGCGGGATTAGGTGTTATTCACAGAGGTCACCTGCAACAGGGTAGGTCATTGATGGCTCCATACTTGCCTCAGGGAGGAGCAGGTGGTGGTGGGAGTCCTTATTCCGAAGGAGGTGCTTTATATGCTCTTGGCCTTATTCATGCTAACCATGGCGAGGGAATCAAGCAATTTCTACGTGATAGCCTACGCAGCACTAATGTTGAGGtgattaattaatatcttACTTCAATATAGTCTCTCATATTCCCTGGCAGCCTAATTAATACTTATTGGAAAAATATGGATGCAGGTCATTCAACATGGAGCTTGTTTAGGTCTTGGCTTGTCAGCTCTCGGGACAGCTGATGAAGAGATATATGATGATGTCAAAAGCGTGCTTTATACTGACAGTGCAGTTGCTGGTGAAGCTGCTGGCATCAGCATGGGTTTATTATTGGTTGGAACTGCTACTGAAAAGGCAAGTGAGATGCTCGCTTATGCTCATGAGACACAACATGAGAAGATAATAAGGTAATGTACAGTAaggatatttttggttaagaGGGGTGCATTTTGTCTTGCTTTAGTATTTCACTAATCAACATCCGGAATGCGTTTTTAGGGGATTGGCTCTAGGAATAGCTCTTACAGTATATGGTAGAGAAGAAGGAGCAGATACCTTGATTGAGCAGATGACGAGAGATCAGGATCCAATCATTCGTTATGGTGGCATGTACGCATTGGCATTGGCTTACAGTGGAACCGCAAACAACAAGGCAATTCGACAATTGCTGCACTTTGCTGTATCTGATGTCAGTGATGATGTTAGGAGGACTGCCGTTCTGGCACTTGGATTTGTCTTGTACTCTGATCCAGAGCAGGTCAGTTTCTGATGCTCCTTTTCTGTGACCACTGACTTCCATTTCTTTAGCGCTTCCAGTACTTTTGTGAGCGCTTACATTCCCTAACggtttacaatgtttttttttctaaattgtaGACTCCCCGTATTGTATCACTGCTTTCTGAGTCATACAATCCACATGTTCGCTATGGTGCGGCTCTTGCAGTGGGTATTTCTTGTGCAGGCACTGGCCTCAGCGAAGCGATATCCTTGTTGGAGCCACTTACATCAGATGTTGTTGACTTTGTTCGTCAAGGTGCTTTGATTGCAATGGCCATGGTGATGGTTCAAATTAGCGAAGCTAGCGATTCTCGTGTTGGAGTATTTAGGTTAGTATAAATCTGGTTTCTTCAGCATTGGGAGGTAGAGAATATCTTGGTAGACTGagatttttctatgttttgtaGGCGCCAACTTGAGAAGATTATACTTGACAAGCACGAAGATACAATGAGCAAGATGGGAGCGATTCTGGCCTCTGGTATCCTTGATGCTGGTGGTAGGAACGTTACTATAAGACTGCTCTCTAAGACCAAACATGACAAAGTCACTGCTGTTATCGGCCTTGCAGTCTTCAGCCAGTTTTGGTATTGGTACCCACTGATCTATTTCATTAGTTTGGCCTTCTCACCAACCGCTTTCATCGGTTTGAACTATGACCTTAAGGTCCCAAAGTTTGAGTTCATGTCACATGCAAAACCGTCTTTATTTGAGTACCCAAAACCCACCACGGTTCCTACAGCCAATACCGCCGTTAAACTTCCAACCGCTGTTCTCTCAACTTCAGTTAAAGCCAAAGCTAGGGCTAAGAAAGAAGCAGAGCAAAAAGCTATTGCTGAGAAAACATCTGGCCCTGAAAAGCCTGTCAATGAAAGTGGATCTGGAAAAGGAAAAGCATCAACTGAGAAGGAAGGAGACTCTATGCAGGTAATGTTGTCATTTCTAGCCTCTTCTAATAGCTTCTGTTATTGATTACCTGATTAGTCCTTTAATCGCTAGAATTCTAAGGTTTATTCTGTTTTACAATCACACACGTTAGacattttgaatttcaaagtTGGTGAATTCTAAAGGAATGTTTAATCTGGGTGTTTATTGTGTGTTTGGACCATCTGTGATTTGATAGTCTTGTCTCCACGAACTGTCAGGTCGATAGCCCAGCAGCGGTCGAGAAGAAAGCACCTGAGCCTGAGCCAGCGTTTGAGATTTTAGTGAACCCAGCTCGAGTAGTCCCAGCTCAAGAGAAATACATAAAGTTACTTGATGACAGCAGATATGTACCAGTGAAGCTAGCACCGTCAGGTTTCGTTCTTCTCAAAGACTTGCGTGAACACGAGCCAGAGGTTCTCTCTCTGACCGACGCACCAACTTCAACAGCTTCTCCTGCAACTGGTACAGCAGCGGCTGCACAAGGAACCCCGGCCTCAGCTATGGCCGTAGATGATGAGCCACAACCTCCACAA
It encodes the following:
- a CDS encoding 26S proteasome regulatory complex, non-ATPase subcomplex, Rpn2/Psmd1 subunit (26S proteasome regulatory complex, non-ATPase subcomplex, Rpn2/Psmd1 subunit; FUNCTIONS IN: enzyme regulator activity, binding; INVOLVED IN: ubiquitin-dependent protein catabolic process; LOCATED IN: cytosol, proteasome regulatory particle, base subcomplex, proteasome complex; EXPRESSED IN: 25 plant structures; EXPRESSED DURING: 13 growth stages; CONTAINS InterPro DOMAIN/s: Armadillo-like helical (InterPro:IPR011989), Proteasome/cyclosome, regulatory subunit (InterPro:IPR002015), Armadillo-type fold (InterPro:IPR016024), 26S proteasome regulatory complex, non-ATPase subcomplex, Rpn2/Psmd1 subunit (InterPro:IPR016642); BEST Arabidopsis thaliana protein match is: 26S proteasome regulatory complex, non-ATPase subcomplex, Rpn2/Psmd1 subunit (TAIR:AT1G04810.1); Has 1219 Blast hits to 1116 proteins in 309 species: Archae - 13; Bacteria - 56; Metazoa - 400; Fungi - 388; Plants - 137; Viruses - 0; Other Eukaryotes - 225 (source: NCBI BLink).) gives rise to the protein MATPMVSSAGGLLAMLNEPHPVLKLHALSNLNNLVDQFWPEISTSVPIIESLYEDEEFDLHQRQLAALLVSKVFYYLGELNDSLSYALGAGPLFDVSEDSDYVHTLLAKAIDEYASLRSKAVESNEMVDIDPRLEAIVERMLGKCISDGKYQQAMGIAIECRRLDKLEEAIIKSDNVQGTLSYCINVSHSFVNRREYRHEVLSLLVKVYQKLPSPDYLSICQCLMFLDEPQGVASILEKLLRSENKDDALLALQIAFDLVENEHQAFLLSVRDRLPAPKTRAVEATQAVETTIAPNENPSGDVQMADETPAQTIVHETDPVDATYAERLTKIKGILSGETSIQLTLQFLYSHNKSDLLILKTIKQSVEMRNSVCHSATIYANAIMHAGTTVDTFLRENLDWLSRATNWAKFSATAGLGVIHRGHLQQGRSLMAPYLPQGGAGGGGSPYSEGGALYALGLIHANHGEGIKQFLRDSLRSTNVEVIQHGACLGLGLSALGTADEEIYDDVKSVLYTDSAVAGEAAGISMGLLLVGTATEKASEMLAYAHETQHEKIIRGLALGIALTVYGREEGADTLIEQMTRDQDPIIRYGGMYALALAYSGTANNKAIRQLLHFAVSDVSDDVRRTAVLALGFVLYSDPEQTPRIVSLLSESYNPHVRYGAALAVGISCAGTGLSEAISLLEPLTSDVVDFVRQGALIAMAMVMVQISEASDSRVGVFRRQLEKIILDKHEDTMSKMGAILASGILDAGGRNVTIRLLSKTKHDKVTAVIGLAVFSQFWYWYPLIYFISLAFSPTAFIGLNYDLKVPKFEFMSHAKPSLFEYPKPTTVPTANTAVKLPTAVLSTSVKAKARAKKEAEQKAIAEKTSGPEKPVNESGSGKGKASTEKEGDSMQVDSPAAVEKKAPEPEPAFEILVNPARVVPAQEKYIKLLDDSRYVPVKLAPSGFVLLKDLREHEPEVLSLTDAPTSTASPATGTAAAAQGTPASAMAVDDEPQPPQAFEYAS
- the CB5-B gene encoding cytochrome B5 isoform B (cytochrome B5 isoform B (CB5-B); CONTAINS InterPro DOMAIN/s: Cytochrome b5, heme-binding site (InterPro:IPR018506), Cytochrome b5 (InterPro:IPR001199); BEST Arabidopsis thaliana protein match is: cytochrome B5 isoform D (TAIR:AT5G48810.1); Has 4197 Blast hits to 4166 proteins in 470 species: Archae - 2; Bacteria - 26; Metazoa - 1028; Fungi - 1701; Plants - 800; Viruses - 3; Other Eukaryotes - 637 (source: NCBI BLink).): MGDEAKIFTLSEVSEHNQAHDCWIVINGKVYNVTKFLEDHPGGDDVLLSSTGKDATDDFEDVGHSESAREMMEQYYVGEIDPTTIPKKVKYTPPKQPHYNQDKTSEFIIKLLQFLVPLAILGLAVGIRIYTKSG
- the CB5-B gene encoding cytochrome B5 isoform B codes for the protein MYTEQSFLSSSEDPKCISGLGCWYSNLFQVYNVTKFLEDHPGGDDVLLSSTGKDATDDFEDVGHSESAREMMEQYYVGEIDPTTIPKKVKYTPPKQPHYNQDKTSEFIIKLLQFLVPLAILGLAVGIRIYTKSG